A part of Papilio machaon chromosome 21, ilPapMach1.1, whole genome shotgun sequence genomic DNA contains:
- the LOC106714539 gene encoding nardilysin, protein MSKFLSILIQKTSGHQQTKHLLAIMSKRNSYRRTPNFKPEVKVVKNRSGFPASTVNRKEKVEVLPEPIKSASDKKLYKTIRLKNGLTALLISDPSRPVGNEEKQSSSEEESSSAEESSNPESDGGHSVQSAASDHHGTHRRNEFDEEKLAACALCVGVGSYSDPPDIQGLAHFVEHMVFMGSQRYPKENEFDSFIKKKGGSDNASTDCELTTFYFEIQEKYLPQAMDMFSQFFVSPLMMKEAMQREREAIESEFAIASPSDSNRKDQLLASLFPEGHPARTFTWGNLRSLKDELNDDEKLHRAAHEFRKRHYSAHRMTVAVQARMELSELEQYVVNTFGEVENNGLPPTDFTPHAFSPASVTPHFRSLYYVKPVSDTTEVTLTWCMRSLLSEYESKPHQYISYLLGHEGKGSLLSYLRKKVWALGIYTGNSESGIDYTSMYSLFSTQVVLTKDGLDHIDEVLEAIFSYINMLREIGPSERIYNEIKTIEETSFRFEEESQPSDYVESLAENMHFFPPEHYITGDRLYYKYDPKGITELLDCMRADTVNIMILSNKYTSPVHYDMTEKWFGTEYKRQEIPHMWLERWLSVKPYTNFHLPADNIYLTTNFDLIAPAPAYIEAANEIGVDLMTNSVKDVHKKVTAAPKTKKVLKHGDLIATVNNFRLDQPNLLRKNRHMELWYKPDFKFRFPTALLYFYFITPLSLKTPREACLLDLWTDVLQQDLKEEVYPANMADLSHSLYVSDKGLTLKVNGYSQNLHLLVELITREMRSSSSSLTPAMFEAVREVRARNYHNVLIKPHKLSKDLRMDVLLDPYISPRDKAAVVYNITIEDLHDFSRRLLSKMYLQVLVQGNIAWHSAIKISENALKNIQWEALDETEFPELRVHQLPLGERKLRVLSLNPTSTNSIVTNYYQAEITTPKDTAILELLMMLMEEPVFDALRTKEQLGYSVFSMMRYTFGVLGFSVTVNTQVDKFSVQHVDGRVEAFLRKFSRDMRRLNERALATTRTALVQLKHTIDYELKEEVERNWREIVSMEYKFQRLFSEADAIEKIRVGDIKSWVDDHFPTGNKSHFRKLSVQVMGHVSKKDSNTTEVDLKNYDLTYLDANNPIGDSTENAPDFIKDIREFKKDLPFIDVPQVQLAQC, encoded by the exons ATGTCAAAATTTTTGTCCATACTTATTCAAAAAACATCTGGTCATCAGCAGACGAAGCATCTATTAGCAATAATGTCTAAAAGAAATAGTTACCGTAGAACACCTAATTTTAAACCTGAAGTAAAAGTAGTCAAAAATCGTTCAGGATTTCCAGCTAGTACAGTCAATCGTAAGGAGAAAGTTGAAGTTTTACCTGAACCTATCAAATCTGCTTCTGATAAAAAGCTGTACAA AACAATACGATTGAAAAATGGTTTAACAGCCCTTCTTATCTCCGACCCGAGTAGACCTGTTGGTAATGAAGAAAAACAAAGCTCTAGTGAAGAAGAAAGTAGTAGTGCAGAAGAAAGTTCAAATCCAGAAAGTGATGGTGGCCATTCAGTTCAGTCAGCTGCCAGTGACCACCACGGGACACATAGACGAAATGAGTTTGATGAAGAAAAACTG GCGGCTTGCGCACTGTGCGTGGGTGTGGGCAGCTACAGCGATCCCCCGGACATCCAGGGTCTGGCGCATTTCGTCGAGCACATGGTTTTCATGGGCAGCCAGAGATATCCCAAGGAGAACGAATTTGATTCCTTTATAAAG aaaaaaggcGGTTCCGACAACGCGTCGACTGATTGCGAGCTGACGACGTTTTACTTCGAGATCCAAGAGAAGTATTTACCTCAAGCCATGGATATGTTCAGCCAGTTCTTCGTCAGCCCGCTCATGATGAAAGAAGCCATGCAGAGAGAACGCGAGGCTATAGAGTCAG AGTTCGCAATCGCGTCACCATCTGACTCGAACCGTAAAGACCAGTTGTTAGCGAGCCTTTTCCCTGAGGGTCATCCAGCTCGCACGTTCACTTGGGGCAACCTACGCAGTCTCAAAGATGAGCTGAATGATGACGAGAAACTGCATCGAGCAGCCCACGAGTTCAGGAAACGGCATTATAGTGCACATCGTATGACTGTCGCTGTACAG GCTCGTATGGAGTTATCAGAGTTGGAGCAGTACGTGGTGAATACGTTCGGTGAGGTAGAGAACAACGGTCTGCCCCCCACCGACTTTACCCCACACGCCTTCTCCCCTGCATCAGTCACACCGCATTTCCGCAGTCTTTACTACGTGAAGCCTGTCAGCGATACTACTGAG gtaacATTAACTTGGTGCATGCGTTCACTTCTATCAGAGTATGAATCCAAACCGCACCAATATATATCATACTTATTAGGACATGAAGGCAAAGGCAGCTTACTATCTTACTTAAGGAAAAA agtaTGGGCGCTTGGTATTTACACGGGTAACTCTGAAAGCGGTATTGACTACACGTCTATGTATAGTTTGTTCTCCACTCAAGTGGTGCTCACCAAAGATGGACTAGATCATATAGACGAA gTTTTGGAagcaatattttcatatataaatatgttgagAGAAATTGGTCCTTCGGAACGGATATACAATGAAATTAAG ACAATAGAAGAAACGAGTTTCCGTTTCGAGGAGGAATCCCAGCCTTCAGACTACGTGGAGTCGCTGGCGGAGAACATGCACTTCTTCCCGCCGGAACATTACATTACTGGGGACAgactgtattataaatacgatcCTAAA GGTATAACAGAGTTGTTAGACTGCATGAGAGCAGATACTGTTAATATAATGATATTATCCAATAAGTACACATCGCCTGTGCACTATGATATGACGGAGAAATGGTTCGGTACTGAATATAAACGACAAG aaATACCACATATGTGGTTAGAAAGATGGCTAAGTGTAAAGCCTTATACGAATTTCCATTTACCAGCggataatatatatttgacaACGAACTTCGATCTAATAGCGCCCGCTCCCGCTTACATCGAAGCGGCTAATGAAATTGGGGTAGATTTGATGACCAATTCTGTGAAAGATGTTCATAAGAAAGTAACAGCGGCCCCAAAGACGAAGAAAGTGTTGAAACATGGCGATTTGATCGCTACTGTTAACAACTTTAG gtTGGATCAACCGAATCTACTTCGTAAGAATAGACATATGGAACTCTGGTACAAACCTGACTTCAAGTTCCGCTTCCCAACAGCTTTGTTATACTTCTATTTTATCACACCGCTCAGTCTGAAGACGCCAAGAGA agCTTGTCTACTTGATCTATGGACGGATGTATTACAACAAGATTTGAAG GAAGAAGTGTATCCAGCCAATATGGCGGACTTATCTCACTCTCTTTACGTGTCTGACAAGGGACTGACATTGAAAGTTAACggatacagtcaaaatctacAC tTGCTCGTGGAATTAATAACTCGTGAGATGCGGTCATCGAGCAGTTCTCTAACGCCGGCCATGTTCGAGGCGGTGCGGGAGGTGCGCGCGCGCAACTACCACAACGTACTCATCAAGCCGCACAAACTATCCAA AGATCTCCGTATGGATGTATTACTGGATCCATACATATCTCCTCGCGACAAGGCGGCCGTAGTTTACAACATCACAATAGAAGACTTACACGACTTCAGCAGGAGGTTGCTCAGCAAAATGTACTTGCAA gtgTTAGTGCAGGGTAATATAGCGTGGCATTCGGCCATCAAAATATCGGAAAACGCATTGAAGAATATACAGTGGGAGGCCCTCGACGAGACTGAATTCCCAGAG CTCCGAGTACACCAGCTGCCGTTGGGCGAGCGCAAGCTGCGCGTGCTGAGTCTCAACCCCACTTCTACCAACAGCATCGTCACCAACTACTACCAGGCGGAGATCACCACGCCAAAGGATACAGCTATATTAGAATTGCTGATG ATGCTGATGGAGGAGCCGGTGTTCGACGCGCTGCGCACCAAGGAGCAGCTCGGCTACAGCGTGTTCAGCATGATGCGGTATACCTTCGGTGTGCTCGGCTTCTCCGTCACCGTCAACACGCAGGTTGACAAGTTCAG TGTACAGCATGTGGACGGTCGCGTGGAGGCATTCCTGCGTAAGTTCTCACGAGACATGCGTCGGCTGAACGAGCGCGCGCTCGCAACAACACGCACCGCACTCGTACAGCTCAAACACACCATAGACTACGAGCTCAAGGAGGAG GTGGAGAGAAACTGGCGCGAGATCGTGAGCATGGAATATAAATTCCAAAGGCTATTTTCAGAG GCTGATGCGATAGAGAAGATAAGAGTGGGAGACATCAAGAGCTGGGTAGATGACCACTTCCCCACCGGCAACAAGTCACATTTCAGGAAACTATCCGTACAG GTAATGGGACATGTGTCGAAGAAGGATAGCAACACAACGGAAGTAGATCTCAAGAATTACGACCTAACATATCTAGATGCTAACAATCCGATCGGAGATTCAACAGAAAATGCTCCAGATTTCATCAAAGATATTAGAGAATTTAAAAAGGATTTGCCGTTTATTGACGTACCTCAAGTACAGTTAGCTCAGTGCTAA
- the LOC106714535 gene encoding centromere protein J, with amino-acid sequence MEESYSEGDLSMSPSQILGRLQVLRQLQLLQRGKLQKQQSLYQDSPEVSANLTEIVSHFSNSTSYNTFQGLLQTHEDSSKEASPRPYISSSRKLIERDLIDGVSELNLSRESEYLINSPASVNSKVLSEYESTNSNSNTKKSLSSKQISLDEIPILTPKKNFEALVVEKLQTEKNQIQQKSVPLENGKRPFLKRGEGMSRFGIQKKDLIIQHTKSLPWVRKKTNNKCNNSNSPVNKNVKESLPIKNLEKIDVKILVKKPTPVEKKTEIVNKIKESEKCLEKPVIIETNQSNKPTQNSPIEKAGQKLINLPKGKHPLRANKGKTWAAVLTKEQDDFLRQLKQSEYYKNFSSPSKSITSEMSCDDNMDKIQQDMESSEQKMFELLENKVTHESFTLENSFINRFLRRNKADCSGESTPLVMQRCLSYNPDLMHIGPNLRNGNTRNDDCCDATCPSECTDCIETCSSVSSCSCITVEPVNSNCPCCTECRPNGKEKNNKDNNNKTKKDKSENELDMQNKKDKEIHNDNSTDDSSKIKADMVEMNNKLIATSELLKERLTELEDEIETFRKENANLTKMREEIDVERQKFFEEKAEFEQKFNEEKVLSEYYIAEEKEKLTKQRQLYERYVRDIRGRLSKKDKDEVVNLKKEINDLKEEIRIKDAKSTSTIARLRNQLKLVEKEKKDLLDEVEKLKKENRRIQHSNDVTRRLTNLKYLEQINKKLTNMTSKDSKSEVNIEPNVKYKAFEIERQSRVKKVQPQTKGIRVRAKSVPNLNITSRYAKYFSQKDSLSEIERNKTLNVAGLCISPTDYMTDTDNIENLNYSNCTEKSASESEDENNLEKIYDERFRSISPASKKSSLNNSSENSNFNDNTSSYFIHKSNPRQHSLPVHQSNLNDKPALATKSHSSLSNRITRNSPTNYSRNSYESGDFISNYSKESGRISLSNSHSLTKSPTSTLMSNHSSQKSGTIDQFQDPRIIVTPEPCTSKSSLTKTNLNPTEITKPDGSRELRFPNGNVKFISADGKYSKFVYYNGDVKENFYNEGRMKYFYAETKTYQTTHADGLEVLEFPDGQVEKRYKDGSSEIRLPNGSVRYYDPKNVHVREEWRFPDGAALTVSANGEQRVVFSNGQVEVHTKDHKRREFPDGTVKFVYNDGTSETRYASGRVRIKDKHGNLIMDSAPS; translated from the exons ATGGAGGAATCGTATTCTGAAGGTGATCTTTCCATGTCTCCATCTCAAATCTTAGGACGACTTCAAGTGCTTCGACAACTACAATTATTACAGCGCGGGAAACTCCAAAAACAACAATCGCTTTATCAAGATTCACCCGAAGTTTCTGCAAACTTAACTGAAATTGTAAGTCATTTTAGTAATAGCACAAGTTATAATACCTTTCAAGGTTTATTACAAACACATGAAGATTCTTCAAAGGAAGCCTCTCCTAGGCCATACATTAGTTCGTCAAGAAAACTGATTGAACGTGATTTAATAGATGGAGTGTCCGAGTTAAATCTTTCTCGAGAATCTGAATACCTCATTAATTCCCCTGCCTCGGTAAACAGTAAAGTTTTATCTGAGTATGAATCTAccaattcaaattcaaacacaaaaaaatctttatctaGTAAACAGATTTCCTTAGATGAGATACCCATTTTAACCCCAAAGAAAAATTTTGAAGCTTTGGTTGTTGAAAAActacaaacagaaaaaaatcaaattcaacAAAAATCTGTTCCTTTAGAAAATGGTAAGAGGCCATTTCTCAAGAGAGGTGAAGGCATGTCACGTTTTGGAATACAAAAGAAAGATCTGATCATTCAACATACAAAGTCCTTACCATGGGttcgaaaaaaaacaaacaataaatgtaataattcaaATAGTCCAGTGAACAAAAATGTGAAAGAATCACTACCAATAAAGAATTTAGAGAAGattgatgttaaaattttagttaaaaaaccCACACCAGTTGAAAAGAAGACtgaaattgtaaacaaaattaaagaatCTGAGAAATGTTTAGAAAAACCtgtaataattgaaacaaatcaATCAAATAAACCTACTCAGAATAGTCCCATAGAAAAGGCTGGTCAAAAACTAATCAATCTACCTAAAGGAAAGCATCCACTAAGAGCAAATAAAGGAAAAACATGGGCAGCGGTACTCACTAAAGAACAAGATGATTTCTTAAGACAATTAAAACAGAGTGAATActacaaaaacttttcttcTCCATCTAAGAGTATTACATCTGAAATGAGCTGTGATGACAATATGGATAAGATACAACAGGACATGGAATCATCTGAACAAAAGATGTTTGAATTACTCGAAAATAAGGTAACACATGAAAGTTTCACCCTAGAGAATTCTTTTATAAACCGCTTTCTTAGAAGAAATAAAGCTGACTGTTCTGGAGAAAGCACACCACTAGTTATGCAGAGATGTTTATCTTATAATCCTGATTTAATGCATATCGGCCCAAATTTAAGGAATGGAAATACAAGAAATGATGATTGTTGTGATGCAACATGTCCGAGTGAATGCACGGATTGCATTGAAACATGTTCTTCTGTTTCAAGCTGTTCATGTATTACAGTGGAACCAGTAAATTCTAATTGTCCTTGTTGTACTGAATGTAGACCAAAtggcaaagaaaaaaataacaaagacaacaataataaaacaaaaaaggatAAATCAGAAAATGAACTTGacatgcaaaataaaaaagataaagaaattcATAATGACAACTCTACTGATGACAgcagtaaaataaaagcagACATGGTggaaatgaataataaattgattgcAACAAGTGAGTTACTTAAGGAAAGGCTAACTGAATTAGAAGATGAGATAGAAACatttagaaaagaaaatgCAAACCTTACGAAAATGCGAGAAGAAATTGATGTAGAGCGTCAAAAGTTTTTTGAAGAAAAGGCGGAATTTGAACAAAAGTTTAATGAAGAAAAAGTTTTGTCTGAATACTATATTgcagaagaaaaagaaaaactaaccAAACAGAGACAGCTCTATGAAAGATATGTCAGGGATATAAGAGGAAGACttagtaaaaaagataaagatgaagttgttaatttaaagaaagaaatcaATGATCTTAAAGaagaaataagaataaaagatGCTAAATCTACATCAACAATTGCAAGACTCCGTAACCAACTAAAACTTgtggaaaaagaaaaaaaggatTTACTAGACGAAGTTGAAAagttaaagaaagaaaatagaCGGATTCAACACAGTAACGATGTGACAAGGAGATtaaccaatttaaaatatcttgaacaaattaataagaaattaacaaatatgacTTCTAAAGATTCAAAATCTGAAGTGAATATAGAAcctaatgtaaaatataaagcatTTGAAATTGAACGACAAAGTAGAGTTAAAAAAGTACAACCCCAGACTAAAGGTATAAGAGTTAGAGCAAAGAGCGTCCCTAATTTGAATATAACTTCTAGATACGCTAAATATTTTAGTCAAAAGGATTCTTTAAGTGAAATAGAGAGAAATAAAACTCTAAATGTTGCGGGTTTATGTATCTCCCCAACAGATTATATGACAGATACTGACAACATTGAGAATTTAAACTACTCTAACTGTACCGAAAAAAGTGCGTCAGAAAGTGAAGATGAGAACAATTTAGAAAAGATATATGATGAGAGATTTCGCAGTATTTCACCTGCAAGCAAAAAAtctagtttaaataattcaagtgaaaatagcaattttaatgacaatactagtagttattttattcataaatcaaATCCAAGACAGCATTCTTTACCTGTACATCagtcaaatttaaatgataagcCAGCATTGGCAACAAAGTCACATTCTTCTCTAAGTAATAGAATAACAAGGAATTCACCAACAAATTACTCAAGAAATTCTTATGAATCTggtgattttatttcaaattattcaaaagaaaGTGGTAGAATCTCATTAAGCAATTCCCATAGTTTAACTAAATCGCCTACTTCAACATTAATGAGCAATCATTCCAGCCAAAAATCAGGTACAATTGATCAGTTTCAAGATCCCAGAATCATTGTTACTCCAGAACCATGTACCAGCAAAAGTAGTTTAACAAAGACTAATTTAAATCCCACTGAAATAACAAAACCTGATGGATCGAGGGAACTTAGATTTCCTAATGGTAATGTAAAATTCATATCAGCAGATGGCAAATACAGcaagtttgtttattataatggtGATGTGaaagaaaacttttataacgagGGTAGAATGAAATATTTCTATGCTGAAACAAAGACATACCAAACCACTCATGCTGATGGATTAGAAGTTTTAGAATTTCCTga TGGGCAAGTAGAGAAACGCTACAAGGATGGTTCGTCGGAGATCCGGCTGCCCAATGGCAGTGTGCGGTACTATGACCCTAAAAACGTACACGTGCGTGAAGAGTGGCGCTTCCCTGACGGTGCAGCGCTAACTGTCTCCGCCAATGGGGAACAACGAGTTGTCTTCAGTAATGGACAAGTTGAAGTTCATACTAAAGATCACAAG CGTCGCGAATTTCCCGATGGTACGGTGAAATTTGTTTACAACGATGGTACATCTGAGACGAGGTATGCATCTGGCAGAGTTCGCATCAAGGACAAACACGGCAACCTTATAATGGACTCTGCACCCAGCTAA
- the LOC106714522 gene encoding 39S ribosomal protein L44, mitochondrial, translating into MSLLRKSVPLLRNAVKYFPGKIQAPKIHRWVAPTLAEFKRRENKAGGKKINPRNTFLEWNLEAELFAFGKRLNEEFDSDLLLQAFTDRSYVIKEEMKQKELEFTIQMKDNRELAEEGDKFIKQYINLYLEAVLPRFPLEGIASIKEHLVSEDTLVNISLHLGTKDIILASEYPVDNFTLANTFKAIVGALLRSSGEERAAHFVRDFVITQLQGKDVNDLWKIEDPWSMLCEIIEKEGGKIEPRLIGEVGKNTLLACYRVGLYIDKKMLSSGFGETVSTAKEMAAIEALKKIFGTEDSMAPINFKLQGIPKSSQKKQISAN; encoded by the exons ATGTCCCTTCTAAGAAAATCAGTTCCACTTTTAAGAAATGCCGTTAAGTATTTTCCTGGAAAAATACAAG CACCAAAAATTCACCGATGGGTTGCACCAACGTTAGCAGAGTTTAAGAGACGCGAGAACAAGGCGGGtggtaaaaaaatcaatccGAGGAATACATTCCTGGAATGGAATTTAGAAGCAGAATTATTTGCTTTTGGAAAGCGACTCAATGAAGAATTCGACTCGGATTTACTTTTACAAGCTTTTACAGATAGATCGTAtgttataaaagaagaaatgaaacaaaagGAGCTGGAATTTACCATACAAATGAAGGATAACAGAGAACTGGCTGAAgaag GTGACAAGTTTATCAAGCAGTATATAAACTTGTATTTAGAAGCTGTCTTACCGAGGTTTCCCTTGGAAGGTATAGCTTCAATTAAGGAACACCTTGTCAGTGAAGATACACTTGTAAACATATCCCTACACCTTGGTACTAAAGACATTATCTTGGCATCT GAATATCCAGTAGATAACTTTACTTTAGCAAACACATTCAAAGCAATAGTTGGAGCTCTGTTAAGATCATCGGGTGAGGAAAGAGCAGCTCATTTTGTTAGGGATTTTGTTATTACACAGTTACAAG GTAAAGATGTAAACGATTTGTGGAAGATAGAAGATCCTTGGTCAATGCTTTGTGAGATAATTGAGAAGGAAGGAGGTAAAATAGAACCTAGACTCATTGGTGAGGTCGGAAAGAATACATTGCTAGCTTGCTATAGAGTTGGACTTTATATAGACAAGAAAATGCTTTCTTCAG GTTTTGGTGAAACTGTTTCAACGGCAAAAGAAATGGCCGCAATTGAAGCgcttaagaaaatatttggcACAGAAGACAGTATGGCTCCAATCAATTTCAAACTGCAAGGAATACCAAAGTCAAgtcaaaagaaacaaatatctgctaattaa